In the genome of Agromyces sp. Leaf222, one region contains:
- a CDS encoding VOC family protein, translating to MTATSIFVNFPTTDLDRAKAFYEALGFRINPDFTDENAACVVLSDTIYFMVLKREYLATFTDKQIIDPKTHAQMSIALSRDSRDEVDEVLAKGLSAGGSEPRPAQDLGFMYSRDLDDPDGNNLSFLFMEQAAAEQGPDAYLAEQGADQPSAATA from the coding sequence ATGACCGCGACCAGCATCTTCGTGAACTTTCCCACCACCGACCTCGATCGCGCGAAGGCGTTCTACGAGGCGCTCGGGTTCCGCATCAATCCCGACTTCACCGACGAGAACGCCGCGTGCGTCGTGCTCAGCGACACGATCTACTTCATGGTGCTGAAGCGCGAGTACCTCGCCACCTTCACCGACAAGCAGATCATCGACCCGAAGACGCACGCGCAGATGTCGATCGCCCTGAGCCGCGACTCGCGCGACGAGGTCGACGAGGTGCTCGCCAAGGGCCTCTCCGCCGGTGGCAGCGAGCCCCGCCCCGCCCAGGACCTCGGCTTCATGTACTCGCGCGACCTCGACGACCCCGACGGCAACAACCTCTCGTTCCTGTTCATGGAGCAGGCGGCCGCCGAGCAGGGCCCCGACGCCTACCTGGCCGAGCAGGGGGCTGATCAGCCGTCGGCCGCGACGGCGTAG
- a CDS encoding helix-turn-helix domain-containing protein — MATRGARGYGQYGGAARALERVGDRWALLIVRDLLVGPRRYGDLKAGLPRIPTNILSDRLKELQEAGVLRRVPTVRGGYELTPLGRDLEPVITALERWGWSVLGAPGDDETVSADSLAFALRAAFRADAAAALPPTEYVLHVGPVSLSAIVVGRTLDVVPVGAGALPQPRRRSALEPVPSGVLELLVEPGALPGLLSGAPEGERGLTVVAGGDELLERFGTTFRIEPATPTTDAEGAVAA; from the coding sequence ATGGCGACACGCGGCGCGCGCGGATACGGCCAGTACGGCGGAGCGGCGAGGGCGCTCGAGCGGGTCGGCGACCGATGGGCATTGCTCATCGTTCGCGACCTGCTCGTCGGCCCCCGACGCTACGGCGACCTGAAGGCCGGACTGCCCCGGATCCCCACCAACATCCTGAGCGACCGGCTCAAGGAGTTGCAGGAGGCCGGGGTGCTCCGGCGTGTGCCGACCGTTCGCGGCGGCTACGAGCTCACCCCGCTCGGCCGCGACCTCGAGCCCGTCATCACGGCCCTCGAGCGCTGGGGGTGGAGCGTGCTCGGCGCACCCGGCGACGACGAGACGGTCAGCGCCGACTCCCTCGCCTTCGCGCTGCGCGCCGCGTTCCGAGCGGATGCCGCGGCCGCCCTCCCGCCGACCGAGTACGTACTGCACGTGGGCCCCGTCTCCCTGTCGGCGATCGTCGTCGGCCGAACACTCGACGTCGTGCCCGTCGGTGCCGGAGCGCTGCCGCAGCCCCGCCGCCGCTCAGCGCTGGAGCCCGTGCCGTCGGGCGTGCTCGAACTCCTCGTGGAGCCGGGCGCCCTGCCCGGCCTGCTGTCGGGCGCGCCCGAGGGTGAGCGCGGGCTGACGGTCGTCGCGGGCGGCGACGAGTTGCTCGAGCGGTTCGGCACCACGTTCCGCATCGAACCGGCGACGCCGACGACGGATGCCGAGGGCGCCGTCGCTGCGTAG
- a CDS encoding cupin domain-containing protein codes for MTPTDRLDAATVTDAATALLPHEPVSADQLVEGSPATGHLVLDRSRDDARTVGVWEMTPGAMRDIEADEVFVVLAGDATVDFESPELPSIELAPGSVVRLEAGMRTVWTVRETLRKVYVAP; via the coding sequence ATGACGCCGACCGACCGCCTCGATGCCGCGACGGTGACGGATGCCGCGACGGCCCTGCTGCCGCATGAACCCGTCTCGGCCGATCAACTCGTCGAGGGCTCCCCGGCCACCGGCCACCTGGTGCTCGACCGGTCACGTGACGATGCCCGCACGGTCGGCGTCTGGGAGATGACGCCCGGCGCGATGCGCGACATCGAGGCCGACGAGGTGTTCGTGGTGCTCGCGGGTGACGCGACGGTCGACTTCGAGTCGCCCGAGCTGCCGTCGATCGAGCTGGCGCCGGGTTCGGTCGTGCGGCTCGAGGCCGGCATGCGCACCGTGTGGACGGTGCGCGAGACGCTGCGCAAGGTCTACGTCGCGCCGTAA
- a CDS encoding FAD-binding oxidoreductase yields the protein MGTTVFERRRPPASVVEHALKPTRHAVFWLEDLPEGATGGRPKLAGTRVADLVVVGGGYTGLWSAVLAKRRNPNARVVLIEAKSIGWAASGRNGGFCEASLTHGHENGMSRWPDEMPTLTRLGLENLDAIEASEAELGIDFHFERTGQLAPAIEEHQVEWLREMHADAVAEGDDSVVFLDEREVQASVASPTYLAGVWEKRTNGMLHPARLASELARVAEELGVEVFEHSPVQRLETPGSTGAVSVITEGGRVDATHAVLATNVFPSLLKRNRLMTVPVYDYVLMTEPLSPQQLADIGWNDRQGIGDMANQFHYYRLSKDNRILFGGYDAIYHYGRRVRSSYERRPETWQTLASHFFTTFPQLEGLQFSHQWAGAIDTSTQFTAFFGTARDHRVAYAAGFTGLGVGSTRFAAETMLDLLERRENERTQLAMVRKRPLPFPPEPAASIGINATRWSLDRADHDGGRRNLLLKTLDALGLGFDS from the coding sequence GTGGGAACGACCGTATTCGAACGACGCCGACCCCCGGCATCCGTCGTCGAGCATGCACTGAAGCCGACCCGTCATGCCGTCTTCTGGCTCGAGGACCTGCCCGAGGGCGCCACGGGCGGGCGGCCGAAGCTCGCGGGCACCCGGGTCGCCGACCTCGTGGTCGTCGGCGGCGGCTACACGGGCCTCTGGAGCGCGGTGCTCGCCAAGCGCCGCAACCCGAACGCTCGCGTCGTGCTCATCGAGGCGAAGTCGATCGGCTGGGCCGCTTCCGGCCGCAACGGCGGGTTCTGCGAGGCGAGCCTCACGCACGGCCACGAGAACGGCATGTCGCGCTGGCCCGACGAGATGCCCACCCTCACGCGCCTCGGACTCGAGAACCTCGACGCGATCGAGGCGTCGGAGGCCGAGCTCGGCATCGACTTCCACTTCGAGCGCACGGGGCAGCTGGCTCCGGCGATCGAGGAGCACCAGGTCGAGTGGTTGCGCGAGATGCACGCCGACGCGGTCGCCGAGGGCGACGACAGTGTCGTGTTCCTCGACGAGCGCGAGGTGCAGGCCTCCGTCGCCTCGCCGACCTACCTCGCCGGCGTGTGGGAGAAGCGCACGAACGGCATGCTGCACCCCGCGAGGCTCGCGTCCGAGCTCGCCCGCGTGGCCGAGGAGCTCGGTGTCGAGGTCTTCGAGCACTCCCCCGTGCAGCGCCTCGAGACGCCGGGCTCGACGGGCGCCGTCTCCGTGATCACCGAGGGCGGCCGCGTCGACGCCACGCACGCAGTGCTGGCCACGAACGTGTTCCCGTCGCTGCTCAAGCGCAACCGGCTCATGACCGTGCCGGTCTACGACTACGTGCTCATGACCGAGCCGCTCTCGCCGCAGCAGCTGGCCGACATCGGCTGGAACGACCGCCAGGGCATCGGCGACATGGCGAACCAGTTCCACTACTACCGCCTCTCGAAGGACAACCGCATCCTGTTCGGCGGGTACGACGCGATCTACCACTACGGGCGACGGGTGCGCAGCAGCTACGAGCGACGCCCCGAGACGTGGCAGACGCTCGCGAGCCACTTCTTCACGACGTTCCCACAGCTCGAGGGGCTGCAGTTCAGCCACCAGTGGGCGGGCGCGATCGACACGAGCACGCAGTTCACGGCGTTCTTCGGCACGGCCCGCGACCACCGGGTGGCCTACGCCGCCGGGTTCACCGGGCTCGGCGTCGGGTCGACCCGCTTCGCCGCGGAGACGATGCTCGACCTGCTCGAGCGCCGCGAGAACGAGCGCACGCAGCTGGCGATGGTGCGCAAGCGGCCGCTGCCGTTCCCGCCCGAGCCCGCCGCCTCGATCGGCATCAATGCGACCCGCTGGTCGCTCGATCGGGCCGACCACGACGGCGGCCGTCGCAACCTGCTCCTGAAGACCCTCGACGCCCTCGGATTGGGGTTCGACTCATGA
- a CDS encoding helix-turn-helix transcriptional regulator has protein sequence MITADRSTRPVVAASRAGGQAVVVERTGRPEIGLESGAEPTTEVDALTLGRRIRERRTARGMTLGELAAAIERAPSQVSAIENGKREPRLSMLRTIALALGTTADELLKTDAPSERAALEIAVERAQRGPVFAALGLPSFRVAKGMSDQTLTTILALHQEIDRLHRERAATPEEARRANAQLRAEMRARDNFYPELEAKAAELLEAVGHTGGPVSHQLVADMAGHLGYSLHYVGDLPHSTRSVTDKRNGRVYLPTAQSPSRDSRSPILQALASHLLGHHEPRDYAEFLRQRIETNYLTAAILLPEQATVRFLTEAKNLRRISMEDLRDAFAVSYETAAHRFTNVATARLDIPVHFTKVHESGTIIKAYENDRVRFPSDALGAIEGTTMCRNWTARTVFDVEDRFSPWYQYTDTSSGTFWCTSRIEKAKEGEYSVSVGVPFEHVKWFRGRETPHRAVSRCPDPSCCQAPAGLAERWADASWPAARTPTSLLAALPTGTFPGVDQTEVFQFLEAHAPSA, from the coding sequence ATGATCACCGCCGATCGCAGCACCCGCCCCGTCGTCGCCGCCTCCCGCGCTGGAGGCCAGGCGGTCGTGGTCGAGCGCACCGGGCGCCCCGAGATCGGCCTCGAGTCCGGCGCCGAGCCGACCACCGAGGTCGACGCGCTCACGCTCGGCCGCCGCATCCGCGAGCGTCGCACCGCACGAGGCATGACGCTCGGCGAGCTCGCCGCCGCCATCGAGCGGGCGCCGTCGCAGGTCAGCGCGATCGAGAACGGCAAGCGCGAGCCGCGCCTGTCGATGCTCCGCACGATCGCCCTCGCCCTCGGCACCACCGCCGACGAGCTGCTGAAGACGGATGCCCCGTCCGAACGCGCGGCGCTCGAGATCGCCGTCGAACGCGCCCAGCGCGGGCCGGTCTTCGCGGCGCTGGGCCTTCCGTCGTTCCGGGTCGCGAAGGGCATGAGCGACCAGACGCTCACGACGATCCTCGCGCTGCACCAGGAGATCGACCGACTGCACCGCGAGCGGGCGGCGACGCCCGAGGAGGCGCGTCGCGCCAACGCCCAGCTGCGCGCCGAGATGCGCGCACGCGACAACTTCTACCCCGAGCTCGAGGCCAAGGCGGCCGAGCTGCTCGAGGCCGTCGGCCACACGGGCGGACCGGTCTCGCACCAGCTCGTCGCCGACATGGCCGGGCACCTCGGCTACTCGCTGCACTATGTGGGCGACCTGCCGCACTCGACCCGGTCGGTGACCGACAAGCGCAACGGGCGCGTCTACCTGCCGACGGCGCAGTCGCCGTCGCGGGACTCCCGCTCGCCGATCCTGCAGGCGCTCGCCTCGCACCTGCTCGGGCACCACGAGCCGCGCGACTATGCCGAGTTCCTGCGGCAGCGCATCGAGACGAACTATCTCACCGCCGCGATCCTCCTGCCCGAGCAGGCGACCGTGCGCTTCCTCACCGAGGCGAAGAACCTGCGCCGCATCTCGATGGAGGACCTCCGCGACGCGTTCGCCGTGTCCTACGAGACCGCCGCGCACCGGTTCACGAACGTCGCGACGGCACGTCTCGACATCCCCGTGCACTTCACGAAGGTGCACGAGTCGGGCACCATCATCAAGGCCTACGAGAACGACCGCGTGCGGTTCCCGTCCGACGCGTTGGGCGCGATCGAGGGCACCACGATGTGCCGCAACTGGACCGCCCGCACGGTGTTCGACGTCGAGGACCGCTTCAGCCCCTGGTACCAGTACACCGACACGTCATCGGGCACGTTCTGGTGCACCTCGCGCATCGAGAAGGCGAAGGAGGGCGAGTACTCGGTCTCGGTCGGCGTGCCGTTCGAGCATGTCAAGTGGTTCCGCGGGCGCGAGACACCGCATCGTGCGGTTTCACGCTGCCCCGACCCGTCGTGCTGCCAGGCGCCGGCCGGGCTCGCAGAGCGGTGGGCGGATGCCTCGTGGCCGGCCGCGCGCACGCCCACCTCGTTGCTCGCAGCGCTGCCGACCGGCACGTTCCCCGGGGTCGACCAGACCGAGGTGTTCCAGTTCCTCGAGGCGCACGCGCCGAGCGCCTGA
- a CDS encoding VOC family protein produces MLRGIATVNCYVEDPAAAAAWYAEVLGIEPYFTRSGPDGTAAYVEFRIGDHQQELGFIDRRYSPAGLTSGTGGTIIHWHTDDLEGALARLLELGATPLLPITEHGPGFVTASVIDPFGTVLGVMTNTHYLEMLGAEAAPATA; encoded by the coding sequence ATGCTGCGAGGCATCGCCACCGTCAACTGCTACGTCGAGGACCCCGCCGCCGCGGCCGCCTGGTATGCCGAGGTGCTCGGCATCGAGCCGTACTTCACCCGCTCCGGCCCCGACGGCACGGCCGCCTACGTCGAGTTCCGCATCGGCGACCACCAGCAGGAGCTCGGCTTCATCGACCGTCGCTACAGCCCGGCCGGCCTCACCTCCGGAACCGGCGGCACGATCATCCACTGGCACACCGACGACCTCGAAGGCGCGCTCGCCCGGCTCCTCGAGCTCGGCGCGACCCCGCTGCTGCCGATCACCGAGCACGGCCCCGGCTTCGTCACCGCCTCGGTCATCGACCCGTTCGGCACGGTGCTCGGCGTGATGACGAACACGCACTACCTCGAGATGCTCGGCGCCGAGGCCGCGCCGGCCACGGCCTGA
- a CDS encoding YafY family protein, with the protein MRADRLVATLLLMQARGRVTAAELAEELEISVATARRDLEALSAAGIPVYPQAGRGGGWQLLGEGRTDLSGFTASEARALFLTLGPRAGESEASRSALRKVMRALPETFRAEAEAAAESVIVEAGGWGASAVRPAAVAVLQAAVLERRAVRFDYAAWGKPARSRTAHPLGLIDKGGTWYLIAEPVPDAAGGRAGARATEAAGGRDDHGRAPETSATALRSYRVDRLTDAEALDERFDPPVGFDLDAAWAELSADVGRARTRATATVLVDAAVLDEFRGWVGGTELVDGVAPDPTGRVLVRVTAPSEEALARRLCAWIEGAEVVEPDGVRRRLAAFGARLVEAYGPSVTAG; encoded by the coding sequence ATGCGCGCAGACCGCCTCGTGGCCACCCTCCTCCTCATGCAGGCGCGCGGTCGCGTCACTGCGGCCGAGCTCGCCGAAGAGCTCGAGATCTCGGTCGCCACGGCACGGCGCGACCTCGAGGCGCTCTCGGCGGCGGGCATCCCCGTGTACCCCCAGGCCGGTCGCGGCGGCGGTTGGCAGTTGCTCGGCGAGGGCCGCACCGACCTCAGCGGTTTCACGGCATCCGAGGCACGTGCGCTGTTCCTGACCCTCGGCCCGCGTGCCGGCGAGAGCGAGGCGTCGCGATCGGCGCTCCGCAAGGTGATGCGCGCCCTGCCCGAGACCTTCCGGGCCGAGGCCGAGGCGGCGGCGGAGTCCGTCATCGTCGAGGCCGGCGGCTGGGGCGCGTCCGCCGTGCGCCCGGCCGCGGTCGCCGTGCTCCAGGCGGCCGTGCTCGAGCGGCGCGCGGTGCGGTTCGACTACGCCGCCTGGGGCAAGCCCGCGCGCTCGCGCACCGCGCATCCGCTCGGGCTGATCGACAAGGGCGGCACGTGGTACCTCATCGCCGAGCCGGTGCCGGATGCCGCGGGCGGCCGTGCAGGGGCGCGGGCGACGGAAGCCGCGGGCGGCCGTGACGACCACGGGCGCGCGCCCGAGACATCCGCAACCGCGTTGCGCAGTTACCGCGTGGATCGCCTGACGGACGCCGAGGCGCTCGACGAGCGGTTCGACCCGCCGGTCGGCTTCGACCTCGATGCGGCGTGGGCGGAGCTCAGCGCCGACGTCGGGCGGGCCCGCACGCGCGCGACCGCGACGGTGCTGGTCGACGCGGCGGTGCTCGACGAGTTCCGTGGATGGGTCGGGGGAACCGAGCTCGTCGACGGCGTCGCGCCCGACCCGACCGGGCGGGTGCTCGTGCGCGTCACGGCGCCGAGCGAGGAGGCGCTGGCCAGGCGGCTCTGCGCGTGGATCGAGGGCGCCGAGGTCGTCGAGCCCGATGGCGTGCGCCGGCGGCTCGCCGCGTTCGGCGCCCGCCTCGTCGAGGCCTACGGCCCGTCGGTCACGGCCGGCTGA
- a CDS encoding cysteine hydrolase family protein has protein sequence MTRTLLIIDIQNDYFPGGAHPLVGPEAAAAAAARLLASHREAGQPVVHVQHVWDAPDAAFFAPGTAGVEIHPLVAPAEGEPVVVKAHPNSFLETDLDERLRAAGADTDGVVIVGMMSSMCIDATVRAAADRGYSVTVAHDACAAPDLTFGDEVVPAAQVHAAFMAALGDSYAEVVSVDELLGSDTSA, from the coding sequence GTGACTCGCACCCTGCTCATCATCGACATCCAGAACGACTACTTCCCTGGCGGCGCGCATCCGCTCGTCGGCCCCGAGGCCGCCGCCGCGGCCGCAGCCCGCCTGCTCGCGTCGCACCGCGAGGCGGGCCAGCCGGTCGTGCACGTGCAGCACGTGTGGGATGCCCCGGATGCCGCGTTCTTCGCGCCCGGCACCGCCGGCGTCGAGATCCATCCGCTCGTCGCACCCGCCGAGGGCGAGCCCGTCGTCGTCAAGGCGCACCCGAACTCGTTCCTCGAGACGGACCTCGACGAGCGCCTGCGCGCGGCCGGCGCCGACACCGACGGCGTCGTGATCGTCGGCATGATGTCGAGCATGTGCATCGACGCGACCGTTCGCGCCGCGGCCGACCGCGGCTACTCGGTGACCGTCGCGCACGACGCGTGCGCGGCCCCCGACCTGACGTTCGGCGACGAGGTCGTGCCCGCCGCCCAGGTGCATGCGGCGTTCATGGCCGCCCTCGGCGACAGCTACGCCGAGGTCGTGAGCGTCGACGAGCTGCTCGGCTCGGACACCTCGGCCTGA
- a CDS encoding dienelactone hydrolase family protein yields the protein MTEVDTVPELSRWRRTMVSDGTLAVECLERGDGPGVILLPEIPGIMPGTIALGDLLVEQGFTVVMPSLFGVPGRRPGKLGQAAAVAKLCVMAEFRAFSLDLRGPVTDFLRLVAAELAARTPGRGVGMVGMCFTGGFAIATAVTTDDIAATVVSQPAAPFPVSPSRARSIGVPAGELEQYAASRIDQPACVLGLRFSRDRTSGDARLVALERHLGRAARIVRIPSGRDSTDGTPGSAHSVLTRGVREDPPNRAFEEREHVFAFLHERLGPAEAPG from the coding sequence GTGACCGAGGTCGACACGGTGCCCGAGCTCAGCCGGTGGCGACGCACGATGGTCTCCGACGGCACGCTGGCGGTCGAGTGCCTCGAACGCGGCGACGGCCCGGGCGTCATCCTGCTGCCCGAGATCCCGGGCATCATGCCGGGCACGATCGCGCTCGGCGACCTGCTCGTCGAACAGGGGTTCACCGTCGTGATGCCGTCGCTCTTCGGCGTTCCGGGGCGACGGCCGGGCAAGCTCGGCCAGGCCGCGGCCGTGGCGAAGCTCTGCGTCATGGCGGAGTTCCGCGCGTTCTCGCTCGACCTCAGAGGACCGGTGACCGACTTCCTCCGCCTCGTGGCCGCCGAGCTCGCCGCGCGCACCCCCGGTCGCGGCGTCGGCATGGTCGGCATGTGCTTCACCGGGGGGTTCGCGATCGCGACGGCGGTGACGACCGACGACATCGCGGCCACCGTCGTGAGCCAACCCGCAGCCCCGTTCCCGGTGAGCCCCTCGCGGGCGAGGAGCATCGGCGTGCCCGCCGGCGAGCTCGAGCAGTATGCGGCATCCCGCATCGACCAGCCGGCGTGCGTGCTCGGGCTGCGCTTCTCGCGCGACCGCACGTCGGGCGACGCGAGACTCGTCGCCCTCGAGCGCCACCTCGGACGCGCCGCGCGGATCGTGCGCATCCCGTCGGGACGCGACAGCACCGACGGCACGCCCGGGAGCGCGCATTCCGTGCTCACGCGCGGCGTGCGCGAAGACCCGCCGAACCGCGCGTTCGAGGAGCGCGAGCACGTGTTCGCGTTCCTCCACGAGCGGCTCGGGCCGGCTGAGGCGCCTGGCTGA
- a CDS encoding helix-turn-helix domain-containing protein: protein MRISVTSEGGSQGPATSAGATGAGPTVAAEIGAAEIGAAEIGADEWSVLAPDCPSRVVFGRIGERWTMLVILALARAGTLRFTELKSQVGRVTPKVLTETLRALEDDGLIDRRAFQDSPPRVEYSLTPLGVSLLEPIQAMREWAEQHVPEVLASRERAASA from the coding sequence ATGCGCATCTCCGTCACATCCGAAGGTGGATCGCAGGGGCCGGCCACGAGTGCCGGCGCGACCGGCGCGGGGCCGACCGTCGCGGCGGAGATCGGCGCGGCGGAGATCGGCGCGGCGGAGATCGGCGCCGACGAGTGGAGCGTGCTCGCCCCCGACTGCCCGAGCCGCGTCGTGTTCGGCCGCATCGGCGAGCGCTGGACCATGCTCGTGATCCTGGCGCTCGCGCGTGCGGGAACGCTCAGGTTCACGGAGCTGAAGTCTCAGGTCGGGCGCGTGACGCCCAAGGTGCTCACCGAGACCCTGCGGGCGCTCGAGGACGATGGGCTCATCGACCGTCGCGCCTTCCAGGACTCGCCGCCGCGCGTCGAGTACTCCCTCACCCCGCTCGGGGTCTCGCTGCTCGAGCCCATCCAGGCCATGCGGGAGTGGGCCGAGCAGCACGTGCCCGAGGTGCTCGCCTCGCGGGAGCGTGCCGCTTCGGCCTGA
- a CDS encoding NAD-dependent epimerase/dehydratase family protein, translated as MTILLTGATGYIGSAVLDALLADGHDVLALVRSDSAAERVAERGATPLIGDVTDVAWFARVLADTDGAIHAAAPDADAAAFNEAVVDAAVQAYAGTGKRFVLTSGVWEYGDGVLADDDALAPPALVAWRVPIEERLLASGIDGVIVAPGIVYGHGKGLLSLVTDAPVTTSGELVLLGDGEQHWSFVHVDDLAQLYVVALTHADAAGRVIASDGAPQRVRALAEAAAAASGASGVAAETADATRERLGAAFADALLLDQSADGAKARSLGWIPARASVLDEVVPATA; from the coding sequence ATGACCATTCTCCTCACCGGTGCGACCGGTTACATCGGATCCGCCGTCCTCGACGCCCTCCTCGCCGACGGGCACGACGTGCTCGCCCTCGTCCGCAGCGACTCGGCGGCCGAACGCGTCGCCGAGCGCGGGGCGACCCCGCTCATCGGCGACGTGACGGATGTCGCGTGGTTCGCGCGCGTGCTCGCCGACACCGACGGCGCGATCCATGCTGCGGCGCCCGATGCCGACGCCGCCGCATTCAACGAGGCCGTCGTCGACGCCGCCGTGCAGGCGTACGCCGGAACCGGCAAGCGCTTCGTGCTCACGAGCGGGGTGTGGGAGTACGGCGACGGCGTGCTCGCCGACGACGACGCCCTCGCGCCGCCCGCGCTCGTCGCGTGGCGGGTGCCGATCGAGGAGCGGCTGCTCGCGTCGGGCATCGACGGGGTGATCGTGGCGCCCGGCATCGTCTACGGCCACGGCAAGGGCCTCCTGAGCCTCGTGACCGATGCCCCCGTGACCACGTCGGGCGAGCTCGTGCTGCTCGGCGACGGCGAGCAGCACTGGTCGTTCGTGCACGTCGACGACCTCGCGCAGCTCTACGTCGTGGCGCTCACGCACGCCGACGCGGCGGGTCGCGTGATCGCCTCCGACGGTGCGCCGCAGCGGGTGCGCGCGCTCGCCGAGGCGGCGGCCGCGGCATCCGGGGCCTCCGGAGTGGCGGCCGAAACCGCCGACGCGACGCGCGAACGGCTCGGCGCCGCGTTCGCCGACGCGCTGCTGCTCGACCAGTCGGCCGACGGGGCGAAGGCCCGCTCGCTGGGCTGGATCCCGGCGCGCGCGAGCGTGCTCGACGAGGTCGTGCCCGCGACCGCCTAG